One genomic segment of Deinococcus aestuarii includes these proteins:
- a CDS encoding GAF domain-containing protein, producing MTRSLHPPLPANERERLRALWRYEVLDTLPEEAFDRIVRVAARTLRVPIAIVNFVDEHRQWGKAIHGTGSTEAPREHSFCAWTILSDDVTVVENAHEDPRFRDHPMVTGAPHIHLYAGAPLITPDGDRLGTLCVVSPEPRELRGEDRAVLRELAAMVVDELELRRTRRELEREVAVRERALRDLTENRAHTETLAVLLASLEVDLLPVEAARLTAEHVARQAGLDWVALAAAGEGRVAARTVWHAPGVPGALLHTARQGVPPGSLTERVLSRGAPLFVDDLTGGPLADLGVRTVAALPLGRVDDVPHVYLAARLRPRPWSAADRQLLEAAASSVRVAFERAERAPA from the coding sequence GTGACCCGGAGCCTGCACCCCCCCCTCCCCGCGAACGAGCGCGAGCGCCTCCGGGCGCTGTGGCGCTACGAGGTGCTCGACACCCTGCCCGAGGAGGCCTTCGACCGGATCGTGCGCGTCGCCGCGCGGACGCTGCGGGTGCCCATCGCCATCGTCAACTTCGTGGACGAGCACCGCCAGTGGGGCAAGGCGATCCACGGCACCGGGAGCACCGAGGCCCCGCGCGAGCATTCCTTTTGCGCCTGGACGATCCTCTCGGATGACGTGACGGTCGTCGAGAACGCCCACGAGGACCCGCGCTTCCGGGACCACCCGATGGTGACGGGCGCGCCCCACATCCACCTCTACGCGGGAGCGCCCCTGATCACGCCCGACGGGGACCGCCTGGGCACGCTGTGCGTGGTGAGCCCGGAGCCGCGCGAGCTGCGCGGGGAGGACCGGGCCGTGCTGCGTGAACTCGCGGCGATGGTCGTGGACGAGCTGGAATTGCGCCGCACCCGCCGCGAGCTCGAGCGCGAGGTCGCCGTGCGCGAGCGGGCCCTGCGCGACCTCACCGAGAACCGGGCGCACACCGAGACGCTCGCCGTCTTGCTCGCCTCGCTGGAGGTCGACCTCCTGCCGGTCGAGGCGGCGCGGCTCACGGCCGAGCACGTCGCGCGGCAGGCGGGGCTCGACTGGGTGGCGCTCGCCGCCGCCGGGGAGGGCCGGGTGGCCGCCCGCACGGTCTGGCACGCCCCCGGGGTGCCCGGCGCCCTGCTGCACACCGCCCGCCAGGGGGTGCCGCCGGGCAGCCTCACCGAGCGGGTGCTGAGCCGCGGGGCGCCCCTTTTCGTGGACGACCTGACGGGGGGCCCCTTGGCGGACCTCGGCGTGCGGACGGTCGCCGCCCTGCCCCTGGGGCGGGTGGACGACGTGCCCCACGTGTACCTCGCGGCCCGCTTGCGTCCCCGGCCGTGGAGCGCCGCCGACCGCCAGCTTCTGGAGGCGGCGGCGAGCAGCGTGCGGGTCGCCTTCGAGCGCGCGGAGCGGGCCCCGGCCTAG
- a CDS encoding PAS domain-containing sensor histidine kinase: protein MSSPADRPATRDGMDVGPEDLALLRQIVDASADCIKVLDLGAHLLDMNEGGRQVMELDDFQVCEHVLWPSLWPEETRPALEAAVAAAREGRTGRFEGYCPTFRGTPKWWEVTVGPVRGADGRVERLFAVSRDLTRHRQAEETARHQAELLELTNDAVVVWTLGGGVTFWNRAAEELYGFSRAEALGQVPHTLLGTRWGDGLDAAAFGARLRERGEWRGRLTHTTKGGREVVVDSRHVLLPGDRPGEFAVLESSRDVTEQVRAETRLRESEAHFRRLADANPIGVVIGDAAGRLPYVNDAFLRLIRAPREDFAAGRVNWLSLTPPEWLPADERAIRQARERGHSDPYEKEYLLADGTRLPVLVAVTRAGAPGDALVAYVLDLSDRKAAERALSDRNARLEALNRQILDSAGEGIFGLDLRGHTTFANPAALALTGFGLEEMLGRPQHALIHHARADGTPYPEEACPIQAARVDGRVRRVDGEVFWRKDGTSFPVEYTTTPLRGASGETEGVVVTFRDVTERQEAEAALRRSNEELARSNRDLEQFAFVAAHDLQEPLRTVVSYAGLLERKYGEDLPGGARRYLGFITGGATRMKTLVDDLLAYASLGAGSPAPRPVPLAGAVGDALEALGAAVRGAGARVEADELPTVSGDARQLAQVFQNLIGNALKFRRPDVPPLVRVLAEREGGHWHVRVADNGIGMEQAYLKRIFGMFQRLHTRDRYEGTGLGLAICQKIVEGHGGRIWAESTPGAGTTFHLLLPAVREV from the coding sequence GTGTCTTCCCCCGCAGATCGCCCGGCCACCCGCGACGGCATGGACGTGGGCCCCGAAGACCTCGCGCTGCTGCGTCAGATCGTGGACGCGAGCGCCGACTGCATTAAAGTCCTCGACCTCGGCGCGCACCTGCTCGACATGAACGAGGGCGGGCGGCAGGTGATGGAGCTCGACGACTTCCAGGTGTGCGAGCACGTCCTGTGGCCCTCCCTCTGGCCCGAGGAGACCCGGCCCGCCCTGGAAGCCGCCGTCGCCGCCGCGCGGGAGGGGCGGACCGGGCGCTTCGAGGGGTACTGCCCCACCTTCCGGGGCACCCCGAAGTGGTGGGAGGTCACGGTCGGCCCGGTGCGCGGCGCCGACGGAAGGGTCGAGCGGCTCTTCGCCGTCTCGCGCGACCTCACCCGCCACCGCCAGGCCGAGGAGACCGCCCGGCACCAGGCCGAGCTGCTGGAGCTGACGAACGACGCGGTGGTCGTCTGGACCCTGGGCGGCGGCGTCACCTTCTGGAACCGCGCCGCCGAGGAGCTGTACGGCTTTTCCCGGGCGGAGGCGCTCGGGCAGGTCCCCCACACGCTGCTGGGCACCCGGTGGGGGGACGGCCTGGATGCGGCGGCCTTCGGGGCGCGGCTGCGCGAACGCGGCGAGTGGCGCGGGAGACTGACCCACACGACGAAAGGTGGGCGGGAGGTCGTCGTGGACTCGCGCCACGTCCTGCTGCCGGGAGACCGTCCCGGCGAGTTCGCGGTGCTCGAATCCAGCCGCGACGTGACCGAGCAGGTTCGCGCCGAGACCCGGCTGCGCGAGAGCGAGGCGCATTTTCGCCGCCTCGCCGACGCCAACCCCATCGGCGTGGTGATCGGGGACGCGGCGGGGCGGCTCCCGTACGTGAACGACGCCTTTTTGCGCCTGATCCGCGCTCCCCGCGAGGACTTCGCGGCCGGGCGGGTCAACTGGCTCTCCCTCACCCCGCCCGAGTGGCTTCCGGCCGACGAGCGCGCGATCCGTCAGGCCCGGGAGCGCGGCCACAGCGACCCCTACGAGAAGGAATACCTGCTTGCGGACGGCACCCGGCTGCCCGTCCTCGTGGCCGTGACCCGGGCGGGCGCTCCCGGGGACGCGCTGGTCGCCTACGTCCTCGACCTGAGCGACCGCAAGGCCGCCGAGCGGGCCCTCTCGGACCGCAACGCCCGGCTCGAGGCCCTCAACCGCCAGATCCTCGACTCGGCCGGGGAGGGCATCTTCGGCCTCGACCTGCGCGGGCACACGACCTTCGCCAACCCCGCCGCGCTCGCCCTGACGGGGTTCGGGCTGGAGGAGATGCTGGGCCGGCCCCAGCACGCCCTCATCCACCACGCCCGGGCGGACGGCACCCCGTACCCCGAGGAGGCCTGCCCGATCCAGGCGGCGCGGGTGGACGGGCGGGTCCGGCGGGTGGACGGGGAGGTCTTCTGGCGCAAGGACGGCACGAGTTTCCCGGTCGAGTACACCACCACCCCGTTGCGGGGGGCCTCGGGGGAGACGGAGGGGGTCGTCGTGACCTTCCGGGACGTGACCGAGAGGCAGGAGGCCGAGGCGGCGCTGCGGCGCTCGAACGAGGAACTCGCGCGCAGCAACCGCGACCTCGAACAGTTCGCCTTCGTGGCCGCCCACGACCTGCAAGAGCCGCTGCGCACGGTCGTGAGCTACGCCGGGCTGCTCGAGCGCAAGTACGGCGAAGACCTGCCCGGGGGCGCCCGGCGCTACCTGGGCTTCATCACGGGCGGGGCCACCCGCATGAAGACCCTGGTGGACGACCTCCTGGCCTACGCCAGCCTGGGCGCCGGGTCACCCGCGCCGCGGCCCGTGCCCCTCGCCGGGGCCGTGGGAGACGCGCTGGAGGCCCTGGGCGCGGCGGTGCGCGGCGCGGGCGCCCGGGTGGAGGCGGACGAGCTGCCCACCGTCTCCGGGGACGCGCGGCAGCTCGCCCAGGTCTTCCAGAACCTGATCGGCAACGCGCTGAAGTTCCGCCGCCCGGACGTGCCCCCGCTGGTCCGCGTCCTCGCCGAGCGGGAGGGCGGGCACTGGCACGTGCGGGTCGCCGACAACGGCATCGGGATGGAGCAGGCGTACCTGAAGCGCATCTTCGGGATGTTCCAGCGCCTGCACACCCGCGACCGCTACGAGGGCACCGGGCTGGGGCTCGCCATCTGCCAGAAGATCGTCGAGGGGCACGGGGGCCGCATCTGGGCCGAGAGCACCCCCGGCGCGGGCACCACCTTCCACCTTCTCCTACCCGCCGTCCGGGAGGTGTGA